From Pseudobacteroides sp., one genomic window encodes:
- a CDS encoding ArnT family glycosyltransferase has product MTNITKESKKGNVVKAASTSLIHRLVKNFYVPILAVFLLVVFTVFFLNDKTISSSNIQISFFIGIIPILGYTVYLKSRKKLDTDSIAVMIIIVGVLLRVVYTLYTPFTIRQHDVIGSSFNHLDYIRQIADKMSLPDVGYCQAYHPPLHHAISAVFYKLGKVIGLNDFYSFRLVQLEMIFLNSMTLIYFYKIIKEFKPKKLVTLAALAVFAFFPYNIYFASFLNNDNTMYFFYIVTVYYMIRWMKNKSVKNVVLLGLFMSLTILAKKNGIILIPAVFAVFVAAYIRDKAGAKSIVKQAGIFLLVSVPLSISYSLRNLVLFNQGLMYVPEVNFEKYANTLKNLFYIPIQGFKTQPFTQDPFTGRSELFADYVLKSSLFGEWRFNGLESIATALLISTSVLIIILAAYLIVQNKKLLNGYGFIFLLCLVLPFALLFQSRLSNPVVCGQNFRYAGVGLISAAFFYGHAVNKFSNSRFKFMKYVLAFITVAFCLISAIFVLKIGTASPEAYQFNFN; this is encoded by the coding sequence ATGACAAATATTACTAAAGAAAGCAAGAAGGGTAACGTTGTTAAAGCGGCTAGTACAAGCCTTATTCATAGGTTGGTTAAGAATTTTTATGTGCCTATTTTAGCGGTTTTTTTATTGGTCGTATTTACGGTGTTTTTTCTTAATGACAAAACTATAAGCAGCAGCAATATTCAAATATCCTTTTTTATAGGCATTATACCGATATTAGGATATACTGTTTATTTAAAGTCCAGGAAAAAACTAGATACCGATTCCATTGCGGTTATGATCATAATTGTCGGAGTACTGTTGAGGGTGGTTTATACCTTATACACTCCTTTTACAATAAGGCAGCACGATGTTATAGGAAGTTCCTTTAATCATCTTGATTATATCAGGCAGATTGCCGATAAAATGTCTCTGCCGGATGTGGGCTATTGTCAGGCATACCATCCCCCATTACATCATGCTATTTCTGCCGTATTTTACAAGTTAGGAAAGGTAATTGGATTAAATGACTTTTACTCTTTTAGGCTTGTACAGTTAGAAATGATTTTTCTAAACAGCATGACACTTATTTATTTTTACAAAATAATAAAGGAGTTTAAGCCCAAGAAGCTGGTAACCCTGGCGGCCCTAGCTGTATTTGCGTTTTTTCCTTACAACATATACTTTGCATCCTTCTTAAACAATGATAATACAATGTACTTCTTCTATATTGTAACTGTATACTATATGATCAGATGGATGAAGAACAAAAGTGTCAAAAATGTTGTTCTATTGGGCTTATTTATGTCCCTTACCATACTTGCAAAAAAGAATGGAATAATACTTATTCCTGCTGTCTTCGCTGTTTTTGTTGCCGCATATATAAGAGATAAGGCAGGTGCTAAAAGTATAGTAAAACAGGCTGGTATTTTTTTGTTGGTTTCTGTACCATTATCTATAAGCTATTCCCTAAGAAATCTGGTTTTGTTTAATCAAGGGCTTATGTATGTACCTGAAGTTAATTTTGAAAAATATGCAAACACATTAAAGAACCTTTTCTATATACCCATTCAAGGTTTTAAGACACAGCCTTTTACACAGGACCCCTTTACAGGTAGAAGTGAGTTGTTTGCCGATTATGTTTTGAAATCCTCTTTATTTGGTGAATGGCGTTTTAATGGACTTGAGAGCATAGCAACCGCCTTGCTGATATCAACATCGGTTTTGATAATTATACTGGCAGCATATCTGATTGTTCAGAATAAAAAGCTTCTAAATGGGTATGGTTTTATATTTCTATTATGCCTGGTTCTGCCTTTTGCACTTTTGTTTCAATCCCGGTTATCAAATCCTGTGGTATGTGGACAAAACTTCAGGTATGCAGGTGTCGGTTTAATATCTGCAGCATTCTTTTATGGCCACGCGGTTAATAAATTCTCCAATTCAAGGTTCAAATTTATGAAATATGTACTTGCGTTTATTACTGTTGCATTTTGTCTAATTTCGGCTATTTTCGTCCTTAAAATAGGTACTGCATCACCCGAGGCATACCAGTTTAATTTCAATTAA
- a CDS encoding alpha/beta hydrolase, producing the protein MKKFKPILYGLGILMILALLSSLQNISDYIKYKIFFANNLIISISKVNPNVNSISCDNQNQLVLVAKVRDINGKPCPDIPLRFFVSPGVGNVLPAQSRTDSTGDAIIKYIPPEQLNTSKQAETTVNITASIHDTGVNSMTKVRLIRPPVVLLHGYQEHPDIFEGMKEFLIKRKFECMVPGYKSELGVENGAKELDSYLNKQKQIYLANGIQINKFDIIAHSMGGLVARYYTCALSYIGKDDINKIIFVSVPHKGSYWASLGSNLYNDQGIRDLTPDNPLLSKILPSLLNNGLNRFIQTGSILGQYDEVVTAESASLDEWNIGTEIFNVGENNLTIENFLNGSILDAANHKNVLFNNKVFEKIEDMLDRKLQLPESKTN; encoded by the coding sequence ATGAAAAAATTCAAACCAATTTTATACGGTTTAGGTATCCTGATGATATTAGCTTTATTATCAAGCCTCCAAAATATTTCTGACTATATTAAATACAAAATTTTCTTTGCTAATAACCTTATAATAAGTATCTCAAAAGTTAATCCCAATGTTAACTCGATCTCATGCGACAACCAAAATCAATTGGTTCTTGTTGCCAAGGTACGTGACATAAACGGAAAGCCGTGCCCCGATATTCCGTTGAGATTTTTTGTAAGTCCTGGTGTGGGAAATGTGCTTCCTGCCCAGTCAAGAACAGATTCTACGGGGGATGCGATCATAAAGTATATACCTCCAGAGCAATTGAACACCTCAAAGCAGGCTGAAACTACTGTAAATATAACAGCCAGTATTCATGATACAGGTGTGAATAGCATGACAAAAGTCAGGCTTATAAGACCTCCTGTTGTTTTGCTGCACGGATATCAGGAGCATCCCGATATCTTTGAGGGAATGAAGGAATTCTTGATAAAAAGAAAATTTGAATGCATGGTTCCAGGCTATAAATCGGAATTGGGTGTTGAGAACGGTGCAAAAGAATTGGACAGCTACTTGAATAAACAAAAACAGATATATTTAGCTAACGGAATACAAATAAATAAATTTGATATAATAGCCCACAGCATGGGAGGCCTTGTAGCAAGATATTATACCTGTGCACTCAGTTATATAGGCAAGGATGATATCAATAAAATAATATTTGTTTCTGTTCCACACAAAGGTTCCTATTGGGCTTCCTTAGGATCAAACCTTTATAATGATCAGGGAATAAGAGATCTTACGCCGGATAACCCCCTTTTGTCTAAGATACTGCCCTCTCTCCTAAATAACGGTTTAAATAGATTTATCCAAACAGGAAGCATACTAGGTCAGTATGATGAGGTAGTAACTGCCGAAAGTGCAAGTCTTGACGAATGGAATATAGGTACTGAGATTTTTAATGTAGGTGAAAACAACCTGACAATAGAAAACTTTTTAAACGGGAGCATCCTTGATGCTGCCAACCATAAAAACGTTCTTTTTAATAATAAAGTTTTCGAAAAAATTGAAGATATGTTAGACAGGAAACTGCAACTCCCAGAAAGCAAAACCAACTAA
- a CDS encoding CBS domain-containing protein: protein MKVKEIMTKNIAYVNPMSTVVEAAQLMQKHNVGAIPVCDQNGVIGLVTDRDIVVRNIAHGKSPSETPVKDVMTSQVTTISPDTDIDDATKIMSQNQIRRLPVVENNMLVGILSLGDMAADNRFDTEASKALSEISIPAKPEKLKKQ from the coding sequence TTGAAGGTAAAAGAAATTATGACAAAAAATATAGCTTATGTTAATCCTATGAGTACAGTTGTTGAAGCTGCACAACTAATGCAGAAGCATAATGTGGGTGCTATTCCTGTTTGTGACCAGAATGGTGTTATAGGATTGGTCACCGACAGAGATATAGTCGTAAGGAATATCGCACATGGGAAAAGTCCAAGTGAAACACCTGTAAAGGATGTTATGACATCACAGGTTACAACAATATCCCCAGATACTGATATTGATGATGCAACAAAGATAATGTCTCAAAATCAAATAAGAAGGCTGCCTGTTGTGGAGAATAATATGCTTGTTGGAATACTTTCATTAGGTGATATGGCTGCTGATAACCGTTTTGATACAGAGGCATCAAAAGCACTTTCAGAAATATCAATACCAGCCAAGCCGGAGAAATTGAAAAAGCAATAA
- a CDS encoding small, acid-soluble spore protein, alpha/beta type, giving the protein MSDKLKTEIAKELGVYNTVETEGWGSVSSRNCGNIVRKAIEMAERNFEGK; this is encoded by the coding sequence ATGTCTGATAAGCTTAAGACTGAGATAGCAAAGGAACTTGGAGTCTACAACACGGTTGAAACTGAAGGTTGGGGATCGGTATCGTCAAGGAACTGCGGTAACATTGTCAGGAAAGCTATTGAGATGGCCGAACGTAACTTTGAAGGAAAATAA
- a CDS encoding DNA topoisomerase (ATP-hydrolyzing) subunit A, with product MSHKNKIEQKIVETLEKNYMPYAMSVIVSRAIPEIDGFKPSHRKLLYTMYKMGLLTGNRTKSANVVGQTMKLNPHGDMAIYETLVRLTRGNDALLHPYIDSKGNFGKQYSRDMRFAAPRYTEVKLDKICEELFRDLEKNAVNFVDNYDGTMKEPTLFPTTYPNLLVNANQGIAVGMASNICSFNLREVCETAIQFINNENVDILQYLKAPDLSTGGQLIYVEKDINDIYNTGRGSFKLRAKYKFDKENNCIEVYEIPYTTTTESIIDSVIDCVKDGKIKDVTDVRDETDLSGLKITLDLKRNTDPEALMNKLYKLTPLQDSFSCNFNILVNGSPKVMGIREILREWAIFRINCIKRQTLFDIGKKKDKLHLLLGLRKILLDIDKAIKIIRQTEEDSQVIPNLMNGFTIDNIQAEFIAEIKLRNLNKEYILNRVSEIENLQKDIEELEKIYSDEKKIRKIITKQLSEVMKKYGHDRRTEIIHEHHIEEITHEHFIEDYNLKLFLTDHNYLKKIALTSLRTSPDHKLKDDDFIMQELESHNKSDLLLFSNKFTVYKMKTYELNDCKASSLGEYLTNVLQLEADEKIIYLTATDDYKGYMLFFFENGKAAKIDLNSYATKTNRKKLANAYSNLSPLISIMYINEDIDLVAYSNIDKVLIFNTSSINPKTTRDSQGVQVLLSKKGSTLTKVKTINEVNFNSLDYYRTKNIPAVGCYLKDEDREDNQIRLDI from the coding sequence ATGTCACATAAAAATAAAATTGAGCAAAAAATTGTTGAGACGCTTGAGAAAAATTACATGCCTTATGCTATGAGTGTCATAGTTTCAAGGGCAATACCCGAAATAGACGGATTTAAGCCTTCCCACAGGAAGCTTCTTTATACCATGTACAAAATGGGCCTTCTTACTGGGAACAGAACCAAGTCTGCCAATGTTGTAGGCCAGACAATGAAACTCAACCCCCATGGTGATATGGCTATATATGAAACACTGGTGAGATTGACCCGGGGAAATGATGCTTTACTTCACCCTTATATAGATTCAAAGGGAAACTTCGGGAAACAGTACTCAAGGGATATGAGATTTGCAGCTCCTCGTTATACAGAGGTTAAGCTTGATAAGATTTGTGAGGAGCTTTTTAGAGATCTGGAAAAAAATGCTGTTAACTTTGTAGATAACTATGACGGTACCATGAAGGAACCCACCTTGTTTCCTACAACCTACCCCAATTTGCTTGTTAATGCAAATCAAGGCATAGCAGTGGGAATGGCAAGCAACATATGCAGTTTTAACCTACGGGAAGTTTGCGAGACCGCCATACAGTTTATAAACAATGAGAATGTTGATATATTACAATATTTGAAAGCCCCTGATCTTTCAACAGGTGGTCAGTTGATTTATGTGGAAAAGGACATAAATGACATATATAATACAGGAAGGGGCAGCTTCAAGCTCCGTGCGAAGTACAAATTCGATAAGGAAAACAACTGTATAGAGGTTTATGAAATACCTTATACCACAACCACTGAATCAATAATAGATTCAGTCATTGACTGTGTCAAGGACGGTAAGATAAAAGACGTAACCGATGTTCGCGATGAAACAGACCTGAGCGGTCTGAAAATCACTCTGGATCTTAAAAGAAATACTGATCCCGAGGCGTTAATGAATAAGCTGTATAAACTTACCCCGCTGCAGGATTCTTTTAGCTGTAATTTTAACATCCTTGTAAATGGCAGTCCGAAGGTTATGGGAATCAGGGAAATACTCAGAGAGTGGGCAATTTTCAGGATAAACTGCATAAAACGTCAAACCCTCTTTGATATTGGCAAGAAAAAAGATAAACTCCATCTTCTCTTAGGTCTTAGAAAAATACTTTTGGACATTGACAAGGCAATTAAGATAATAAGGCAAACAGAAGAGGATTCACAAGTAATTCCCAACCTTATGAACGGATTTACAATTGATAATATCCAGGCTGAGTTTATTGCTGAAATAAAGCTCAGGAACCTGAATAAGGAGTACATTTTAAACAGGGTCAGCGAAATTGAAAACCTGCAGAAGGACATTGAAGAGCTTGAAAAGATTTATAGCGACGAAAAGAAGATTCGCAAAATTATTACTAAGCAGCTTTCTGAAGTCATGAAAAAATATGGTCATGACAGGCGTACTGAGATAATCCATGAACATCATATAGAGGAGATAACCCATGAGCACTTTATTGAGGATTACAATTTAAAGCTTTTCCTTACAGACCACAACTATTTAAAGAAAATCGCTCTTACATCACTGCGTACAAGTCCTGATCACAAGCTTAAGGATGATGACTTTATAATGCAGGAGCTGGAGTCCCATAATAAATCGGATTTACTCCTTTTCTCCAACAAATTTACGGTCTATAAGATGAAAACATACGAGCTTAATGACTGCAAGGCAAGTAGCCTTGGCGAATACCTTACCAATGTGCTTCAACTGGAAGCTGATGAAAAGATCATTTACCTGACTGCAACGGATGATTATAAGGGGTATATGCTGTTCTTCTTTGAAAATGGAAAAGCAGCCAAAATTGATTTAAACAGTTATGCTACAAAAACCAATCGTAAAAAACTGGCTAATGCATATTCCAATCTGTCGCCTCTTATAAGCATTATGTATATTAATGAAGATATTGATCTTGTAGCTTACAGCAATATTGACAAGGTGTTGATATTCAATACCTCCTCGATAAATCCCAAAACTACGAGAGACTCTCAAGGCGTTCAGGTGCTTCTTTCTAAAAAGGGAAGTACGCTTACAAAAGTAAAAACAATCAATGAAGTTAATTTCAATAGCCTCGACTACTACAGGACAAAAAACATTCCCGCAGTGGGTTGCTATCTGAAGGATGAAGACCGGGAAGATAACCAAATAAGATTGGATATCTAA
- a CDS encoding DNA gyrase/topoisomerase IV subunit B, whose translation MTKNTKADKYGNESISSLKGADRVRLRPGVIFGSDGLEGCQHSVFEILSNSIDEAKEGYGNIIEVTRFNDNSIMVKDYGRGIPLDYNPKEERFNWELVFCELYAGGKYKNNSGENYEFSLGLNGLGSCATQYSSEYMDVTVFRDGFKHDLHFEKGENIGGLKKEKCSYKSTGTCIKWKPDLEVFTDINIPLEHFKTVLKKQAVVNSGILFKLFDEESGEGFEFYYENGIVDYIKEISGDKSFTDVQFYETSTKGRDREDKPEYKVKIQIAFCFNNEINLLEYYHNSSFLEYGGAPDKAVKAALVYEIDKCLKARNKYNKDEARITFTDIQDSLILVTNSFSTITSYENQTKKSITNKFIQEAMADFLKQQLEIYFIENRMESEKILEQVIVNKRSRETAEKTRINIKKKLNGTIDISNRVKKFVDCRTKDLSKRELYIVEGDSALGSCKLGRDSEFQAIMPVRGKILNCLKAEYDSIFKNDIIVDLLKVLGCGVEINSKHNKDLNTFDMNNLRWDKIIICTDADVDGFQIRTLILAMLYRLVPTLIQEGKVYIAESPLYEITYKNKSYFAYSDKEKVEITAKMNGKFSIQRSKGLGENQPEMMWQTTMNPETRRLIQVVPDDYKKTAEYFDLLLGDNLPGRKSFIEEHGYKYLEMIDVS comes from the coding sequence ATGACAAAGAACACCAAAGCTGACAAGTATGGTAATGAAAGTATATCTTCATTAAAAGGGGCGGACAGGGTTAGACTGCGTCCAGGAGTTATATTCGGTTCTGACGGCCTTGAAGGATGCCAGCATTCGGTATTTGAGATACTCTCAAATTCCATAGACGAGGCAAAGGAAGGCTATGGCAATATTATAGAGGTAACAAGGTTTAATGATAATTCCATAATGGTTAAAGACTACGGAAGAGGAATTCCCCTTGACTATAATCCAAAAGAGGAAAGGTTCAACTGGGAGTTGGTTTTCTGCGAACTCTATGCCGGAGGCAAATATAAAAACAATTCAGGGGAAAATTACGAATTCAGTCTTGGGTTAAACGGTCTGGGGAGCTGTGCAACTCAATACAGCTCCGAGTATATGGATGTCACTGTTTTCAGAGATGGGTTTAAACACGATCTTCACTTTGAAAAGGGTGAAAACATAGGCGGCTTGAAAAAAGAAAAATGCAGCTATAAAAGCACAGGAACCTGCATAAAGTGGAAGCCTGACCTGGAAGTATTCACAGATATAAACATTCCACTAGAGCACTTCAAAACAGTCCTTAAAAAGCAGGCGGTAGTTAACTCAGGCATTTTATTCAAGCTATTTGATGAAGAATCCGGAGAAGGCTTTGAATTCTATTACGAAAACGGTATTGTTGATTATATAAAAGAAATTAGCGGTGACAAGAGCTTTACCGATGTACAGTTCTATGAAACATCTACAAAAGGAAGAGACAGGGAGGATAAACCGGAGTATAAGGTTAAAATACAGATTGCCTTTTGCTTCAATAATGAAATTAATCTTCTTGAATACTACCATAATTCCAGCTTCCTTGAATACGGTGGTGCACCTGATAAAGCAGTAAAGGCTGCTTTGGTATATGAAATTGACAAATGCCTAAAAGCAAGAAACAAGTACAATAAAGACGAAGCAAGGATCACATTTACAGATATTCAGGACAGCCTTATACTGGTAACCAATTCGTTTTCCACAATTACCAGCTATGAAAACCAGACCAAGAAATCCATAACCAACAAATTTATTCAAGAAGCAATGGCGGATTTCTTAAAACAGCAGCTGGAAATCTATTTTATAGAAAACAGAATGGAAAGTGAAAAAATATTAGAACAGGTAATTGTAAATAAACGCAGTAGAGAAACAGCAGAAAAAACGAGGATAAATATAAAAAAGAAGCTAAACGGCACAATTGATATTTCAAACCGCGTAAAAAAGTTCGTTGACTGCAGGACAAAGGACTTGTCAAAACGAGAGCTTTATATAGTTGAGGGTGATTCAGCCTTAGGCTCTTGTAAGCTTGGCAGGGATTCAGAGTTTCAGGCAATTATGCCAGTAAGGGGAAAAATATTAAACTGCCTCAAGGCCGAGTATGACAGCATATTTAAAAACGATATTATTGTGGATCTTTTAAAGGTCTTAGGGTGCGGAGTTGAAATAAATTCGAAGCATAACAAGGATCTTAACACCTTTGACATGAACAATCTTCGCTGGGACAAAATAATAATATGCACCGATGCTGATGTGGACGGATTCCAGATACGTACACTGATACTTGCCATGCTGTACCGTCTGGTCCCTACTCTCATACAGGAAGGAAAAGTTTATATAGCTGAGTCTCCTCTATATGAGATAACATATAAAAACAAGTCTTATTTTGCTTATTCGGACAAGGAGAAAGTAGAAATTACCGCTAAAATGAATGGGAAGTTTTCAATCCAACGTTCAAAGGGTCTTGGCGAGAATCAGCCTGAAATGATGTGGCAAACCACTATGAACCCGGAAACCCGCAGGCTTATACAAGTTGTACCTGATGACTACAAAAAGACCGCAGAGTATTTTGATTTGCTTCTTGGTGACAATCTACCGGGAAGAAAGAGCTTTATTGAAGAGCATGGTTACAAGTACCTTGAGATGATTGATGTTAGTTAA
- a CDS encoding ankyrin repeat domain-containing protein has protein sequence MRQGKRLVSMIIIITIGLLLSSCVNITGLLGSSDCDGKLFDGIKYENLEMIKEAIDDGADINKLKGIITPETNPLWLAYNHAQNNNLRVPEYLVKIGADVNYTTSEGSTYLLWAASNIDVHKCEFLIKHGAKIDIECNGYTALERVLNNNGRATATEKNIDTIVTMLLEHGAKIRPVTLKAALEGRSTYITPNLGVQKRILEGLIKEGYQSGLDPTLEAAMLGQSSKLIEFVKENKIKRDDEWKILFFTAAFGSVETIKLLELKGLDLSYTDKNKYTPLMIASYYGNLDVVKYLVSKGVNIQARDSSDNSALNFAVINGQLDTVEYLIKRGSNIKPFEPELGGEVNVLFDAAENGNVKIIQMILDHGFPVNDDVLWRAAQRACTKKNYEAFKFFLANGVDLYKKHDVYGDLFPVLSDLNDIKFFLDLGVNINGFRNEGDFLRGAISYGNAEAVEYLLKNGADMDDIDGYSALMTAISVGDFNIVKMLVEKGSNLEFQNEWNNRNTAIITAGENGSRNILEYVIKKGANINYQNNKGETALIRAVSCGWEDNVRVLVENKADMNLKDKDGRTAMDYAKNLKNKNIAKILSKVK, from the coding sequence ATGAGACAGGGCAAAAGGTTAGTTTCAATGATTATTATAATTACGATAGGATTGCTTTTATCTTCCTGTGTAAATATTACCGGATTATTAGGCAGTTCGGACTGCGATGGTAAATTATTTGACGGTATTAAATATGAAAACCTGGAGATGATTAAGGAAGCTATTGATGATGGAGCTGACATAAATAAGTTGAAGGGAATCATTACTCCGGAGACCAATCCATTATGGCTTGCATATAATCATGCACAAAACAACAATTTAAGAGTGCCTGAGTATCTTGTTAAGATTGGGGCAGATGTTAATTATACTACATCTGAAGGTTCAACTTATTTATTGTGGGCAGCAAGTAATATAGATGTACATAAATGTGAATTTTTAATAAAGCATGGAGCCAAAATTGATATAGAGTGTAATGGCTACACTGCACTTGAACGTGTACTTAATAATAATGGTAGGGCAACAGCGACAGAAAAAAACATCGACACAATAGTTACTATGCTTTTGGAACATGGGGCTAAAATCAGGCCTGTTACGTTAAAAGCTGCATTGGAGGGAAGAAGTACATATATTACACCAAACCTGGGAGTACAGAAAAGGATACTGGAAGGCCTAATAAAGGAAGGATACCAATCAGGGCTTGATCCTACTTTGGAGGCAGCAATGCTTGGACAATCATCAAAACTAATTGAATTTGTAAAAGAAAATAAAATTAAAAGAGACGATGAGTGGAAGATATTATTTTTTACTGCTGCTTTTGGCAGTGTGGAGACAATCAAACTGTTGGAATTAAAAGGACTTGACTTAAGCTATACTGATAAGAATAAGTATACGCCTCTTATGATTGCCTCGTATTATGGGAACCTTGATGTTGTTAAATATTTAGTAAGTAAAGGGGTTAACATTCAAGCACGAGACTCAAGCGATAACTCAGCTTTGAATTTTGCAGTAATTAATGGTCAACTTGACACGGTTGAGTATTTGATAAAAAGAGGATCGAACATTAAGCCATTTGAGCCTGAATTGGGAGGAGAAGTCAATGTATTGTTTGACGCTGCTGAAAACGGAAATGTTAAAATAATTCAAATGATACTTGATCATGGTTTTCCAGTAAATGATGATGTCTTATGGAGAGCTGCTCAGAGAGCATGCACAAAGAAAAATTATGAGGCATTTAAATTCTTTTTGGCTAATGGTGTTGACCTTTACAAGAAACATGATGTTTATGGCGATTTATTTCCAGTCCTTTCTGACTTAAATGATATTAAATTCTTTCTTGATTTAGGGGTAAATATTAATGGATTCAGGAATGAAGGAGACTTTCTAAGGGGAGCTATTTCTTATGGAAATGCAGAAGCCGTGGAATATTTGCTCAAGAATGGTGCAGATATGGATGACATTGATGGATATAGTGCTTTAATGACTGCAATTTCTGTCGGGGATTTTAATATTGTTAAAATGCTAGTGGAGAAAGGATCTAATCTGGAGTTTCAAAATGAGTGGAATAACCGGAATACAGCAATAATTACGGCTGGTGAAAATGGGAGCAGGAACATACTGGAATATGTAATAAAAAAGGGAGCAAACATCAATTACCAGAACAATAAGGGTGAAACTGCATTAATACGAGCTGTTTCCTGCGGCTGGGAAGATAACGTCAGAGTTTTAGTTGAAAATAAGGCTGATATGAATTTGAAAGACAAAGATGGACGCACAGCTATGGATTATGCTAAAAATTTAAAAAACAAAAACATAGCTAAAATTCTAAGCAAGGTAAAATAA
- a CDS encoding zinc-ribbon domain-containing protein has product MADKTITCKDCNTDFIFNESEQAFYKEKGFENEPQRCPDCRRARKQQRSNNNRGGGRSFGGGNRW; this is encoded by the coding sequence ATGGCTGATAAAACTATAACTTGCAAGGATTGCAACACAGATTTCATTTTCAATGAAAGCGAGCAGGCTTTCTACAAAGAAAAGGGATTTGAAAATGAACCACAAAGATGTCCTGACTGCAGAAGAGCAAGAAAGCAGCAGAGAAGCAATAACAACAGAGGCGGCGGAAGAAGCTTCGGCGGTGGTAACAGGTGGTAA
- a CDS encoding cold-shock protein: MIGTVKWFSSEKGFGFIERDNGEDVFVHFSAIKGEGYKSLSEGQKVEFDLEKGQRGPQAANVRLS, from the coding sequence ATGATTGGTACAGTGAAATGGTTTAGTTCGGAAAAAGGCTTTGGATTTATTGAAAGGGATAACGGAGAAGATGTTTTTGTACACTTCTCTGCAATTAAAGGAGAGGGCTATAAGTCACTTTCAGAAGGCCAAAAAGTTGAATTTGATTTGGAAAAAGGCCAGCGTGGTCCGCAAGCTGCAAATGTAAGATTATCTTAG
- a CDS encoding PilZ domain-containing protein has protein sequence MFIKPGEIISISHHSTNVLRSQVIDVQDHESGRQLITVKIMREFADCMLFEGDTIAIAFKCSDSIYTTSCHIVNINIDKNALELVVENEEYVINNRAFERFPVSLYSSIFLRNGKSEFIAVVKNISFNGLLICSKKDIEAKQNIDVKMYLDNTPVNLTAEIVWSARNEYVYDYGLRIIHMEYGQQNVLRRYLEKLKSQQECIIEGD, from the coding sequence ATGTTTATAAAACCTGGTGAAATTATCTCCATAAGCCATCATTCAACCAATGTTTTAAGGAGTCAGGTAATTGATGTACAGGATCATGAAAGTGGAAGACAGCTTATAACTGTTAAAATCATGAGAGAGTTTGCAGACTGCATGTTGTTTGAAGGCGATACAATAGCCATAGCTTTCAAGTGCAGTGATAGTATTTATACTACAAGCTGCCATATCGTTAATATAAATATAGATAAGAATGCATTAGAGCTGGTGGTAGAAAACGAAGAATATGTTATTAATAACAGGGCCTTCGAAAGATTTCCGGTATCATTGTACTCCAGCATATTTTTAAGAAACGGCAAGTCTGAATTTATAGCTGTAGTGAAAAACATAAGCTTTAATGGTCTTTTAATATGCTCTAAAAAGGATATTGAAGCCAAGCAAAATATTGATGTGAAAATGTATCTGGATAATACTCCTGTTAATTTAACAGCAGAGATAGTTTGGTCCGCGAGAAATGAATATGTGTATGACTATGGGCTTAGAATTATTCACATGGAGTATGGTCAGCAAAATGTGTTGAGAAGGTACTTGGAAAAACTTAAGTCCCAACAGGAGTGTATAATTGAAGGAGACTAA